CTACGGAATAGCTTCTCAGGCACCCGTCTACCACAAATACCAGGTAACGTTGTACCTCACCTTCCTGAAGAAAAAACTGCTTCCGCTTAACTGTTCTTGTTTGACAGGCCTCCGCCAGTTTTTGCTCATCTTCTCCGGTAAGCGTAACATGTTTCCGTATATTTTCCAACAGGAATTGTATTGACGTAATCATATGTTTATTTTTAGTGAGCAGTTGCCAGTGAAGAGTCGTTGGCGAAATGTTGCGAATGAATAGCCGGGCATTCATCACGCCCTGTTCATATTAACAATTTGCCTTCCTCCTTTCGTCATCGACTGCTCATTATTTTCTCTTTACTTTTCACTTTTAACGATCGCCTTCTCCGTTTCCTCTTCTCAATAATTCAACAGCTCCTCCACCGATTGTTCCAGCCGTTGTTTTGCCAGGAAGTTTTTTTCCAGTTCGGTATTGAACGGTACGGGCGTATCCAGCGAAGCACAGCGCATCACTGGTGCATCCAGCATGCTGAAGCAGTGCTCCCCGATCCATGCGGCAATTTCTGCGCCCACACCTCCAGTAAGCGTATCCTCGTGTAATACCAATACCTTCCCGGTTTGCTTTACCGTAGCAAGTATAGCCTCATAATCCAAGGGCAGCAGGCTGCGCAGGTCCAGTAATGCTACAGAAACCTCCGGATGTGCCGCTATATAATCCTCGGCCCAAATCACACCCATTCCATAAGTAATGATTGCAACATCTGTTCCTTCCTGCACCTGGCGGGCTTTCCCGATCTCTATGATATACGCATCATTGGGCACCGGCCCGCTGATACTCCGGTACAGGGCCTTATGCTCAAAAAACAACACCGGGTTCGGATCTTCAATTGCCGCCATCATCAATCCTTTCGCATCGGCGGCTGTGGAAGGGTATACAACTTTTAGTCCCGGTGTATGCATAAACCATGCTTCGTTGCTCTGGCTGTGAAAGGGGCCAGCTCCAACACCGGCACCGGTAGGCATGCGTATCACTACGTTTGCCGGCTGTCCCCAGCGATAATGGATCTTCGCGAGGTTGTTTACGATCTGGTTAAACCCTACCGATACGAAATCGGCAAACTGCATCTCCACGATGGCCTTTTTCCCCTCCAGGCATAACCCCAATGCTGCGCCGATAATGGCACTTTCACAAATGGGTGTGTTGCGGATCCGTTCCTTCCCAAACACGCCGGCCAGTCCTTCTGTTACTTTAAAAGCTCCTCCATACGCTGCAATGTCCTGCCCCATTATCACAAGCTGCGCATCCCGTTCCAGGCTTTGATAAAGCGCATCGCGTATGGCTTCCACCAACCGTTTTTCGGTTGCGGGCATTCCGGTGATATCTGCCGGTAAACCGGAAGCAACCGCCGGGGCATAAACGGCATCCAGCTCACGGGCTGCATCAATGATCAATGTGCTTCCGCCGGTTGCTTTTTCCAATTCCTCCTCAATCTGTTGCTTCAATTCCTGACGGATCGTTATGACATCTTGCTCTGTAAGTATTTGTTCTTTTAACAGTTGCTGTTCATATTGCATTATAGGATCCTTTTGCGCCCAAAGCACAAAGAGTTCCTCGGGTACGTATTTTGTTCCGCTGGCTTCCTCATGACCACGCATCCGGAAGGTGGTGCATTCTACAAGATAAGGCTTCTGATACCGGATACAATATTCCCTTACTCCTTTTATGGTATCATAAACAGTTAGCAGCTCATTACCGTCAATAGTAATACCCTCCATACCATACCCCCGGGCCTTATCTGCAATGGAAATGCAACGGAACTGTTCCTGAACGGGCGTGCTGAGTGCATAACCGTTATTCTCTACCAGGAAAATCACCGGAAGGTCCCATACGGCAGCTACATTCAGGGCTTCATGAAAATCACCTTCGCTGGTGCCGCCTTCGCCGCTGAATGCCAGGACAACTTTGGATTCCTCATTCAACCGGTACGCCAGCGCAGCGCCATCAGCCACGGCCAGCTGTGGACCCAGGTGCGAGATCATTCCACAGATATGGTGTTCGCGGCTTCCAAAATGAAAGCTTCGTTCCCGGCCCATGGAATAGCCTTCCTGCATGCCCTGCCATTGCATAAATAACCGGCTCAGTGGCATGTTGCGGGTGGTAAATACACCCAGGTTCCGGTGCAGGGGCATAATCCATTCATCCGGATGCAGTGCCAGCGTTGCTCCCACCGCAATGGCTTCCTGGCCAATGCCACTGAACCATTTACTGATCTTGCCCTGCCGCAACAGGATGAGCATTTTTTCCTCGATCAGCCGCGGGTACAGCAGTTGCCGGTACATGTCCTTCAGCTGATCCGGACCCAGGCCTTTTCGATCCATTGTCATACCACAAACCTAACGAATCGTTTTCATTTTTGATCAACTGCGGAAACACAGACGCATCGATTTGTTATTGGTTCCGCAACGTCGTAATAAAAAGCCGCAACATCGGCGATGCAAACCCTTTTCTTTCTCTGTGTCTCCTCCATCTTGTGTTTTTTATGATCGCTCAAACGCGTTATCCCCTGATAAAACCCTATTTTTACTTTCACAATGGCGAACCTTTGATCATCGGTTAAAACCTGCCGGGTTGCATTCATGAAGAAAGTTATAACGGTTCTTTTCTTTTTAAACACGGTCCTTCCTGTTTTTGCACAGGAGGCGGATGCGGATATAAAATATGATACCAGTTATTATCAACGATACAACCAACGGCTTACACTGGGCCCGCTGCTGGTGAAGAAAAACAGCGTTTATTCCATTCGTTCGCAGGATGGTGATTTTCCCCTCAGATACTCCACCAACAACCCTACGCGGATCGGTCTTTCCATTGGATACGACTGGCTTTCAGTAAGCGGCTCTGTAGGTTTAGGCGCACTGGACCCGGATTATAAAAAAGAAAAAGGAAAAACAACATCCTCCAATTTCCAAATGTCTGTAAACGGGCGGTCGGTGCTGGCTGATTTGCATTTCCAGGTGAACAAAGGGTTTTACTTAAGAGGGCAGCAGGATCCCGCTTTTGCCGATGGCGCCTATTATGTACGTCCCGATATAAAAACGCAAATCTTCGGGGCTACTATCCGGAAGATTCTGAAGGGCAACCGGTTTTCAATAAAAGCTCCGTTCGTATATGACAGCTGGCAGCAACGCTCGTCGGGCTCGTTTCTGATTGGTGGGGAATTCATTTACGGGAACGCCAAAGGCGACAGCGCTTTTGTACCCTTCAACCTGTCGGCCTCCTTTCCCAATGCCTCCATACATTATATGCGCTATCTCATGTTTGGCCCCACGGCCGGATATGCACATACCTTTGTGATCAAAAAGCATCTTTTTGTTACAGGAGTAGCCTCTGTAAACGGTGATGTGGCACAGACTCTTGAAAAAACAACTGCCGGTGCACAGCAAACGCGCTGGTATTTTAGCCCCAACCTAAGCCTGCGCGGAGCGATCGGGTACAACACCGAAAAATGGGAGCTGGTAGGGTCGGTAATCTCCAACCGGTTCTTTATCGGTTCCAATGAAAAAGACGCCAACTACCAGAATGCCTCCGACCAGTTCCGCCTCGTTTATGTGCGGCGCATCAACGCCGGGAAAACCATTCCCGCGGTGATTAACTGGGGTCGCCAGGCGATCCATACGCTGGGTTTTGGATGGCTGCTGGATTAGGGGTCAGCTTTCAGATTATAGATTACAGAATTGAGAATTCAGACCGTAATTCGCTTTTCAATTCTCATTTCCTGATGCTCATTTCTCTATTCTCAAAACAGCCCGTTCCGTATCAAGTACCATGATCCGCTAAACGACCGTAAGCTCATAAAACGCCTCCGGGTGCAGATATTTATTGGCCATTTCCTGGAGATCAGCCGCGGTGATGGTTTTGATATTCTGTATAGACCGCTCAAAAAAATCATCGCTTACACCATTCAGGATAATATTCTTCCAACGGGCAATGATATGGAACGGCCCATCCAGGTCGCCCAGGATCGAACCCATCATAAAATTCTTTACCAGCAGCAACTCTTCTGCGTCTACAGGCTCCTCCCTTAAAACGGCCATTTCCTTATACACTTCTTCAATAGCGGCGGCGCTTACTGCCCTGCCGGCCTCCGTGGAGATCATCCACCCGTTATCATAACGGTTATTAAGCAGGTAGCTGTGGATACCATAGGTATAACCTTTTTCTTCCCGGATATTAGCCATCAGCCTGCTGCCAAAATAGCCACCAAATACTATATTCAGCACCTGGCATTTTAAAAAATCCGGGTGGTGACGGTTAAAAAATGGCCGGGCGATCCGTATGGAGCCCTGGTTGTTTTTATCGTCATTAATGACCATATGTTTTTTCTCGGCCGAAGGATCAATACGGAATTCCCGGGTTTGTACCGCGCTATTCGGCAAATCGCCAAAATACTGGTCTAGTAACTGATCTATTTTTTCCGGCAGCCGGCCGGCTATAAATATTTTCAGATTTCCGTTGCGGTAATACGTATCATAAAATGCCTGCAGGTCTTCTCTTGTAAGCCCATCAAAATCTTCATGACGGCTGAAGCGTCCATATGGGTGCTGTGCACCAAACAGGTATACATCGATCAGTCGCCCGGCAACAAAACTGCTTTTTTTCAGGTTTACATCCAGTTTCTGCTTCATGTTCTGCACCGCGATTTCCATTTCCTTTTGGGGCAGCGTGCTGCCGGCAATAATATCTTTTACTGCTGGCAATAGTTCTTTGATGTGCTTTGTAAGGCAATGCAGGCTGATAGTAGCTGTTTCAGCATAGCAATTCCGGTTAAGGTAGGCGCCGTAGTAATCAAAATATTCGTTGATCTCGTAGGCACTCCGGGATGCTGTTCCGTTCTTTAGCAAATGATTGGTTACTGCTGCCTGAAGATTTTTTGTTTCGTACCAGTTGCCCGCATCAAACACCCATTCTATCTGCAACACTTCTTCTGTTCCGGCATTCACTGCGTATACTTCCACTCCATTCTTAAGGACGTATTTTTGATAAGGTTGCAACTGTAAATTAAAGTTTACCGCGTCCACAATAGGAGGCGCCACGCTTCTGTCTGGCATTGTATCATTCTTTTAGACCGCAAATATACGGTTGAAGCCCTGACCAGACCGGAATTGTATCATAATAGTAAGATAATTGAAGCAATGGAACTTTTAACCGGCCGGATCCCGGTCACAAGGGAAGGGATTCCGTGGAGGTGGTTTTCCGATACAACCCGATCAGCAGGTTCGCAATAAAAACCATTTGCACCAGAGTGAGCGCTGCGATACTGTACATAACAACGGCATTTACATCCCGGAACTCCGATACCGGCTGTTCCGGACCCGGTATATACCGGCGGGAAAGACTACCGGATTGCCCATCCGTGAGGGTAAATGTATACCATACAACAAACAAAATGATCCCCAGGGTGGTAACAATGTGAAACCAGGTCAGTTTATTGGAAAAGAGGATGCTATATGTAGCTATATTTATCAGCCATAGTAAAAAAAGAAAAAAAGCGGCGAGGCCCAGGATATGTCCCTGCGGAATTACGAATACGGTGTCATGCAAATGAATATCGATCCATTCTTTATTACTGGTAAAAAGTCCCGCTATAAATAACAAAACAGCGGCCACCAACAATAAAACAAAGGGCATTCTCTTAAGCATGTCTTGATCTGTTATTCTACAAAGTTAGGAACTTAAACAACCGGAGTTCCGTTCTGCCGCTGAAATGTTTAACGATCATTGCAATGACTGATCAATGGACTTTTGCCTTCTGAAATGCGTAACGAAAAACAACACCGGACCTATAGCATCACGCTGGCAAGACCGGATGCCAAAAAAGTGATGACTGTTGCAGAACTTAACAACGGGTTACGCATGTGCCCAGTATAAAAAATATTTTTTCCGGAAACGCGGTTCAACGTTGGCCCTGAAAAGGTCAGGCGTCCGTTTTGCCCGGCTTTTTTACTTCCTGTGGCTTATTCCTGTTGGGTTTATGCCTGGAAGGCTGCTGAGGCCGTGTGTTTTCTGCCTTTTTTTGCGCGGTCTGACCTTGTTTCGCTGGTGGTTGTTGCCTGGAGGCCTGCTTTTGACCGCCCCCCTGCGGCATACGCTGCTGTTGCTGCTGTTGCTGATTTTTCTTTTGCTGACGTTTCTTTTTATCGGCCCGTTCCAGGCTGCGGAGGCTGATCTGGCCCACCACATCCACAAACTCGGGCTCCACTTCCACTGGTTTGGAGCTGGTTACCTCTACCGGTTCCAGTTCTTCCGGTACTATATTCTGCCGGTTTAGGGATTTGATCTTACGAACCCGTTCGATGGTGAGCGGGTACTGTTTATTGCTGTCGGGCAGCGAATACCACATCAGGTTTTTAAAAATATCTTTTTTTATAAGATAGGCTGTTCCCTTGGCTACCTGTAACTGGTCGCAATCATTTGGAAATCCCTGAAGCGCATCCAGATAGGTATCCAGCTCATAGTTCAGGCAGCATTTTAAACGGCCGCACTGACCGCTCAACTTGGTTTGATTGATGGAAAGATTCTGATAACGGGCAACAGTGGTGTTTACTGATTTAAAGTCGGTTAGCCACGTAGAACAGCAAAGTTCCCGACCGCAGCTTCCGATGCCGCCTACCTTTCCGGCTTCCTGCCGGGCACCGATCTGGCGCATTTCTACCTTTACCTTAAACTCCTGGGCATACACTTTTATTAATTCCCTGAAATCGACCCGGCCGTCGGCGATATAGAAAAAAGTAGCCTTTCTTCCGTCGGCCTGCATTTCTACCTGACTGATCTTCATGTTCAGGTTCAGCTGTTTGGCTATGGCCCGGCTCCGGATAACGGCTTCCGGCTCCCGCTCTTTATTAACCCGGCGCTGGTCCAGGTCCCGTTCCGTGGCCATGCGCAGTATTTTTTTCATGTCGGGGTTTTCTTCTTTTACCCCGTATTTTTTCATCTGTAACCGTACAATTTCTCCCGTAAGCGAAACCTCTCCTACATCAAACCCACTCACACCTTCCACGGTAACCAGGTCGCCTTTTTCAAATAATTGCAGGGTCGTATTCCGATAAAAATCCTTTCTCGTACCCTTGCTAAAGCTAATTTCCACCACGTTACAAAAATCTTCCGTGTTTGCCACCGGAAGGTTCCGCAGCCAGTCGTACGTATTCATCCGGTTACAACCACCTGTACTGCAACCGCCATTACTCTTGCATCCATTTGGTTTTCCACCAGTGGCGGTACCGCAACTTGAACAACCCATTCTGAATTTTTTATAGAGAGGATGCCTGAGAATCTTGTGTTTTTGATGTAATATTATTATACCAGGCCAAACAGATGTATTGGTCTTAAAAGCAACAATAACCGATAAAAACGACCGGTTATACTATATCTGGTTAATAAACGGCAAAAATCAAATTCACAAACCGCACAAAAATCTCATCACCCCATTTGTTTTAAAAAAGTCGATTCCTCCTCCTACCAAACACCTCATTCATTCAAAAATACGATTTTGTCTTTAATGATATGATAAATTTTGATGGTGAGTGCCATGAACAGCATTTTACTGTTGGCGTTCCGTTCAATATAGTACGCCGCATTGTCCAACTCGGAAATAATGGCTTCCTGCTGCTCCATACCTGTAATTTTGTTGAGGCGCATGGCAAAATCCCGGTCTTTTTCGGGATAGCCCTCGCCAACGTTTTCAAATACCTGCATTTTTAAAGCCAGTTGCAGCAGGTGGTTAAAATACTGCAGGAACTGTTTTTGTTTTTCCCGGCCCAGCTTACTGATCTCATCCACCCATTTTGACTGCGCTACCGGGCCTGTTTTCATGATCGCATTTAACCAGTCGCGCAGCAATTCCTGCCAGTCTTCATCGGCATGTTGCACCATTTGCAAGGCCATATGATAATTTCCCTGGCTTACTGCGGCAATGCGGGCTGCCGTTTCGGGATCGATATGATTGCGTTCGATAAGAGCAGTTTCAATTTCCCGGTCTTCGGGCAAGGGTACTTTTATCAGCTGTACCCGGCTGAGAATGGTAGCCAGTATCTGGCTTTCATTTTCGGCAACCAATAAGAATACGGTGTTTGGTGGTGGTTCTTCAATCAGCTTCAGCAGCTTATTTCCTTCGTTGCCCAGGTACTCTGGCAACCACATCACCAACACTTTATACTCACTTTCAAAGCTTTTTAAATTCAGCTTTTTTATTATGTCGTTACACTCCTGTGCAGTTATATTCCCTTGTTTATTTTCGGCGCCGATAAACTGCAGCCAGTCATAAGCATTGCCATACATATATCCTTTTAAAAATTCCCGCCATTCCACGATATAATCGGTACTGATGGGGGGCGTTCCCGCTTTTTTGGTAACAACCGGATAGCTGAAATGAATATCGGGGTGCGCAAAAGCCGCAGCTTTTACACAAGATGGGCAGGTTCCGCAGGAATCATAGGTAATGGTATCCGGCTGCGGCTCCGGGTCTGCGTCCCCGAAAAGGGATGGCCCCTGGGGCGCAGCCGAAAGAGGACGGCTAATCCGTTCGCAAACAATATACTGTGCAAATGCCAGGGCCAGCGGTAAGGCCCCGCTGCCTTCTTTTCCCAAAAACAAAATCGCGTGCGCCAGCCGGTTCTCCTTCATCAATTCGGGGAGCTCTTTTTTCAGGGTTTGCTGGCCAATAACCTGCTTAAACTGCATGCGGCAAAAGTAGGAAGAAGGCAGCAGCTGACAGCGCATTCATTGTGAACAATATTAAAATCGATACAGAAGGTCCCGATGCCCCAAAACATTGGATTATCTAATATAAAAATGATCTTCCCGGCTATACAAGTTAGCAGACGGAGCACCTTCGAGGCTTTAATTTAGAGTGATACGGCTCATCCACCAAAAAGATGCTATTTTGGTCTGAACAAAAACAGTGTTGCAGATGGTATATACAGACGTACATACACATTCCGGCGAGTCCTGTGCACAGGTGATCCGTATAAAAAATATGCATGAACATTTTGAGGAAATGCCCGCCGGTGGCCCCGTAAGCGTTGGTTTACACCCGTGGTGGCTCCAGGGAGCTGAAGAAAATTTGGCGGCGCTGCAAACGGCTGCCACAGCGCCCGGCGTGATTGCCATTGGCGAATGTGGCCTGGATAAACGGGCCCAAACTGATTGGAATTTGCAGGTACGGTTTTTTAAAGCACAGTTACAGCTGGCGGCGGACCTGCATAAACCACTGATCATTCACTGCGTAAAAGCGTTTCCTGAAATCCTCTCGCTTTTAAAAGGAATTGGGGTGCCCGTAATTTTTCACGGCGTCAACAACGGGCTACCTGCCATGGCGCCCGTGCTGGATAGTGGCTACTACCTGTCTTTTGGAAAATCTTTATTAAAACCCGGCGATATCATCCGGACTACGTTCAATGCCGTTCCGCTTTCACAGTTGTTTCTGGAAACCGACGATTCGGGTGTTTCTGTAAAAAACATGTACAAATCTGCCGCCGAAATAAGGAATATTGATGAAAATGAAATTGCTTTGCAGCTTTTAAAAAATTTTCATTCGGTTTTTTCATATGCAGGATCTTAGCTGGCTGTCGCGTACAACTTTATTGATTGGTGAGGAAAATTTACAGAAACTTACGAAAGCCCATGTATTGATCGTTGGTTTAGGAGGGGTCGGATCCTTTGCCGCAGAGTTTGTTTGCAGAAGCGGCGTGGGCACCATGACGATCATTGACGGAGATGTGGTGGACCCTAGCAACCGCAACCGGCAGTTACCGGCCCTTGCTACCAATCACGGTCAAAGCAAGGCGGATATTATGTCTGATCGCCTGCAGGCCATTAATCCTGAGCTGACGCTGCATACCCGTAAAACCTTTATCAATCCGGAGGCCGTTGAAGCCATTATTCAAGCCGCTTCTTACGACTATATTATCGACGCTATTGATAGCGTAACACCAAAACTTACGTTCTTAACAACTGCTTACAAACGCGGTATTCCCATTATCAGTTCGATGGGAGCCGGCGGGAAGCTGGACCCCACCCTGTTAAAGGTGGCAGACATTTCTGAAACGAAGACCTGTCCTTTTGCCCAGCAGGTACGTAAAAACCTGAAAAAAGCTGGTATCTACACGGGCATCAAAACCGTGTATTCTCCCGAAGCACCGGATAAAGCATCCCTGATCTATACCGACGGCAATAACTATAAGAAATCGGCTTATGGTACTATTTCCTACCTGCCCGCTACGTTTGGCGCGGTTTGCGCTTCGGTGGTGATCCGTAATCTCACCGGAAAGTAGTAATGCCTGTTTGCGCTTTCAGCAATGTTTTTACCTGCTTTTTTATAGACCCGTTTTCAAACAAGGGATAAATATTTTTACCCGGACAACTGGTGATCTTACTATGATCGCGGTGTGTGGAGAGCGTTTCGGATGATAGCCGGTATTCTACACAAAGCTGGGCTATAAGCCGGGTAAGCACATCCTGCAAATGAGGTGTGAACGGCTGTTGCTCATAATTTCCCAAAAAACAAATCAGCAAATGTCCCGTAGGATCGTATTCCGTGTTGGTTTCGCCCACTGTAAGCGGGTTGCGTCCTTCAAACACAGAACCATCCGGAGCAATGAGGTAATGATAGGGAATATCCGCCCATTTACGATCAGTACCCATGCACCAGGTTTGTATATTTCTTAATCGTGTGACAGCACTGGCAATTTCCGGAAGCACCTTGCCGCCTTCATGATGCACGGTAATGCGCACCGGCCTATGTTGCTTATAGGGTTTGGCATCCGCGGCCTGCCAGCTGCTGCGCGGCAGGATCACCACTTTATTCAGTGGCACTTCGGTTACCGGACTTTCGTTGCCACTGCGGTCTACAGCACTTACCGCAATCCGTTGAAGTGCGTGTCCGTTCGCCTGTGTATTCAATAAAAACGAGCGCTCGGCATGATTAAGGATTTTATAATTCCAGGCGGTGCCATATTGATAGTATATCACCCAATGAAACACATCGTTGTTGTTCATGTGCTTCCATTGTACCGTAACGCCATCCGCCTGTTGTACAAGGGATACTCGGGGTGCTGCCGGCGCCACTGCATCCAGCCAGGGACTGGATGGCACCAGTGCCTGCTTTTTATACGGTCCCTCCATCAGGGCGTCGGCCAGGCCCGGGTTTTTGATAACGGAAGAAATACTCCAATGTACCGCACCGCTGCTATTGGGCAATATACCCCGGTCTACCATGATCTGGTTAATCACTTCTGTAGTATTGACGCCGCTGGTATCCCGGCCTACGCTGATGCCGGGCCATAGATGCCGATGTTGTATATTTTCG
The sequence above is a segment of the Niabella agricola genome. Coding sequences within it:
- a CDS encoding alpha-ketoacid dehydrogenase subunit alpha/beta is translated as MTMDRKGLGPDQLKDMYRQLLYPRLIEEKMLILLRQGKISKWFSGIGQEAIAVGATLALHPDEWIMPLHRNLGVFTTRNMPLSRLFMQWQGMQEGYSMGRERSFHFGSREHHICGMISHLGPQLAVADGAALAYRLNEESKVVLAFSGEGGTSEGDFHEALNVAAVWDLPVIFLVENNGYALSTPVQEQFRCISIADKARGYGMEGITIDGNELLTVYDTIKGVREYCIRYQKPYLVECTTFRMRGHEEASGTKYVPEELFVLWAQKDPIMQYEQQLLKEQILTEQDVITIRQELKQQIEEELEKATGGSTLIIDAARELDAVYAPAVASGLPADITGMPATEKRLVEAIRDALYQSLERDAQLVIMGQDIAAYGGAFKVTEGLAGVFGKERIRNTPICESAIIGAALGLCLEGKKAIVEMQFADFVSVGFNQIVNNLAKIHYRWGQPANVVIRMPTGAGVGAGPFHSQSNEAWFMHTPGLKVVYPSTAADAKGLMMAAIEDPNPVLFFEHKALYRSISGPVPNDAYIIEIGKARQVQEGTDVAIITYGMGVIWAEDYIAAHPEVSVALLDLRSLLPLDYEAILATVKQTGKVLVLHEDTLTGGVGAEIAAWIGEHCFSMLDAPVMRCASLDTPVPFNTELEKNFLAKQRLEQSVEELLNY
- a CDS encoding DUF4421 family protein, which encodes MKKVITVLFFLNTVLPVFAQEADADIKYDTSYYQRYNQRLTLGPLLVKKNSVYSIRSQDGDFPLRYSTNNPTRIGLSIGYDWLSVSGSVGLGALDPDYKKEKGKTTSSNFQMSVNGRSVLADLHFQVNKGFYLRGQQDPAFADGAYYVRPDIKTQIFGATIRKILKGNRFSIKAPFVYDSWQQRSSGSFLIGGEFIYGNAKGDSAFVPFNLSASFPNASIHYMRYLMFGPTAGYAHTFVIKKHLFVTGVASVNGDVAQTLEKTTAGAQQTRWYFSPNLSLRGAIGYNTEKWELVGSVISNRFFIGSNEKDANYQNASDQFRLVYVRRINAGKTIPAVINWGRQAIHTLGFGWLLD
- a CDS encoding M16 family metallopeptidase; this encodes MPDRSVAPPIVDAVNFNLQLQPYQKYVLKNGVEVYAVNAGTEEVLQIEWVFDAGNWYETKNLQAAVTNHLLKNGTASRSAYEINEYFDYYGAYLNRNCYAETATISLHCLTKHIKELLPAVKDIIAGSTLPQKEMEIAVQNMKQKLDVNLKKSSFVAGRLIDVYLFGAQHPYGRFSRHEDFDGLTREDLQAFYDTYYRNGNLKIFIAGRLPEKIDQLLDQYFGDLPNSAVQTREFRIDPSAEKKHMVINDDKNNQGSIRIARPFFNRHHPDFLKCQVLNIVFGGYFGSRLMANIREEKGYTYGIHSYLLNNRYDNGWMISTEAGRAVSAAAIEEVYKEMAVLREEPVDAEELLLVKNFMMGSILGDLDGPFHIIARWKNIILNGVSDDFFERSIQNIKTITAADLQEMANKYLHPEAFYELTVV
- a CDS encoding PSP1 domain-containing protein yields the protein MGCSSCGTATGGKPNGCKSNGGCSTGGCNRMNTYDWLRNLPVANTEDFCNVVEISFSKGTRKDFYRNTTLQLFEKGDLVTVEGVSGFDVGEVSLTGEIVRLQMKKYGVKEENPDMKKILRMATERDLDQRRVNKEREPEAVIRSRAIAKQLNLNMKISQVEMQADGRKATFFYIADGRVDFRELIKVYAQEFKVKVEMRQIGARQEAGKVGGIGSCGRELCCSTWLTDFKSVNTTVARYQNLSINQTKLSGQCGRLKCCLNYELDTYLDALQGFPNDCDQLQVAKGTAYLIKKDIFKNLMWYSLPDSNKQYPLTIERVRKIKSLNRQNIVPEELEPVEVTSSKPVEVEPEFVDVVGQISLRSLERADKKKRQQKKNQQQQQQQRMPQGGGQKQASRQQPPAKQGQTAQKKAENTRPQQPSRHKPNRNKPQEVKKPGKTDA
- a CDS encoding DNA polymerase III subunit, which encodes MRCQLLPSSYFCRMQFKQVIGQQTLKKELPELMKENRLAHAILFLGKEGSGALPLALAFAQYIVCERISRPLSAAPQGPSLFGDADPEPQPDTITYDSCGTCPSCVKAAAFAHPDIHFSYPVVTKKAGTPPISTDYIVEWREFLKGYMYGNAYDWLQFIGAENKQGNITAQECNDIIKKLNLKSFESEYKVLVMWLPEYLGNEGNKLLKLIEEPPPNTVFLLVAENESQILATILSRVQLIKVPLPEDREIETALIERNHIDPETAARIAAVSQGNYHMALQMVQHADEDWQELLRDWLNAIMKTGPVAQSKWVDEISKLGREKQKQFLQYFNHLLQLALKMQVFENVGEGYPEKDRDFAMRLNKITGMEQQEAIISELDNAAYYIERNANSKMLFMALTIKIYHIIKDKIVFLNE
- a CDS encoding TatD family hydrolase, translating into MVYTDVHTHSGESCAQVIRIKNMHEHFEEMPAGGPVSVGLHPWWLQGAEENLAALQTAATAPGVIAIGECGLDKRAQTDWNLQVRFFKAQLQLAADLHKPLIIHCVKAFPEILSLLKGIGVPVIFHGVNNGLPAMAPVLDSGYYLSFGKSLLKPGDIIRTTFNAVPLSQLFLETDDSGVSVKNMYKSAAEIRNIDENEIALQLLKNFHSVFSYAGS
- a CDS encoding tRNA threonylcarbamoyladenosine dehydratase; the encoded protein is MQDLSWLSRTTLLIGEENLQKLTKAHVLIVGLGGVGSFAAEFVCRSGVGTMTIIDGDVVDPSNRNRQLPALATNHGQSKADIMSDRLQAINPELTLHTRKTFINPEAVEAIIQAASYDYIIDAIDSVTPKLTFLTTAYKRGIPIISSMGAGGKLDPTLLKVADISETKTCPFAQQVRKNLKKAGIYTGIKTVYSPEAPDKASLIYTDGNNYKKSAYGTISYLPATFGAVCASVVIRNLTGK
- a CDS encoding family 10 glycosylhydrolase, whose protein sequence is MYTRLLLLTTYTIFIFSGFSYASDRKGAPPAQNVSPVPRIPREFRAAWVATVANINWPSKPGLPVAQQQKEALALLDFLQAHHFNAVIFQVRPQADALYKSALEPWSYFLTGIQGKAPEPFYDPLQFWIDAAHARGLELHVWLNPYRAHHVSGGPVTGSSLVKTKPGLVVKLKEGYWWFDPSLKATQDHGVNVVMDIVKRYDIDGVHFDDYFYPYPSYNGNEDFPDSLSWTRYQRSGGRLSRGDWRRQSVNAFIHRLYTEIKKEKKYVKFGISPFGIWRPGYPESVTGFDQYEALYADARLWLNKGWVDYFSPQLYWPIGRQEQSFPVLLGWWASENIQHRHLWPGISVGRDTSGVNTTEVINQIMVDRGILPNSSGAVHWSISSVIKNPGLADALMEGPYKKQALVPSSPWLDAVAPAAPRVSLVQQADGVTVQWKHMNNNDVFHWVIYYQYGTAWNYKILNHAERSFLLNTQANGHALQRIAVSAVDRSGNESPVTEVPLNKVVILPRSSWQAADAKPYKQHRPVRITVHHEGGKVLPEIASAVTRLRNIQTWCMGTDRKWADIPYHYLIAPDGSVFEGRNPLTVGETNTEYDPTGHLLICFLGNYEQQPFTPHLQDVLTRLIAQLCVEYRLSSETLSTHRDHSKITSCPGKNIYPLFENGSIKKQVKTLLKAQTGITTFR